A genomic segment from Myxococcales bacterium encodes:
- a CDS encoding trypsin-like serine protease, with protein MSEATRPLRLTSRLSRGLARIARPGKVALLTWLLSSLAFGCAGEPAQSGTSASAIVGATTASDYPEAALIDMPGSACSGAVIAPYVVLTAGHCVEGRSSWTVTAPYANGQRAEVASFEVYDYNDPGEQVNPNQHDIGLLYLATPIRMARYPKLSAAPIAEGAALVNVGRIADGQLSTTDLFVGAPVAAQDGAATGFPFAYATAELIESGDSGGPVLVAGSQDHEIAAVNSGGGGGSQILARVDLLHAWIEERVAAHGGRATTPAAAAAAAPTAGAPPAFDAAAPCAAMEREPNDTTASASPLGQSTCGTLTAGDADWLSFALSSGNIRYAVELAAQGDAVMVIWKQTQDGAWQRLDRDGRRVENVSSYGGRYLVGVSSPTRQAQAYRVALSGTRL; from the coding sequence ATGTCTGAAGCGACGCGCCCGCTGCGCCTGACGTCGAGACTGAGCCGCGGTCTCGCTCGCATCGCGCGTCCGGGGAAGGTCGCGCTGCTGACGTGGCTGCTGTCGAGCCTCGCCTTCGGATGCGCGGGCGAGCCCGCGCAAAGTGGCACCTCGGCCTCGGCCATCGTCGGCGCGACCACCGCGAGCGACTATCCCGAAGCTGCGCTCATCGACATGCCCGGCTCGGCTTGCTCGGGCGCCGTCATCGCCCCCTACGTCGTGCTCACCGCGGGCCATTGCGTCGAGGGGCGCTCGAGCTGGACCGTCACCGCGCCCTACGCGAACGGGCAACGCGCCGAGGTCGCGAGCTTCGAGGTCTACGATTACAACGACCCCGGCGAGCAGGTGAACCCGAACCAACACGACATCGGCCTCTTGTATCTCGCGACGCCGATCCGCATGGCTCGTTACCCAAAGCTGAGCGCTGCGCCCATCGCCGAGGGAGCGGCGTTGGTGAACGTCGGCCGCATCGCCGACGGCCAGCTCTCGACGACCGATCTCTTCGTGGGTGCTCCCGTCGCCGCGCAAGACGGCGCGGCTACCGGGTTTCCCTTCGCCTACGCGACGGCGGAGCTCATCGAATCGGGCGACTCAGGCGGCCCCGTTTTGGTCGCCGGCTCCCAGGACCACGAGATCGCTGCCGTGAACTCCGGCGGCGGCGGAGGCTCGCAGATCTTGGCGCGCGTCGATCTGCTCCACGCGTGGATCGAAGAGCGCGTCGCGGCGCACGGCGGCCGGGCGACGACGCCCGCAGCAGCGGCCGCGGCGGCCCCCACAGCCGGCGCGCCACCGGCCTTCGACGCGGCGGCACCTTGTGCGGCGATGGAGCGCGAGCCGAATGACACGACGGCGTCGGCGTCGCCACTGGGCCAGTCCACCTGCGGGACGTTGACGGCAGGCGACGCCGACTGGCTCTCCTTCGCGCTCTCGAGCGGCAACATTCGCTACGCCGTGGAGCTCGCGGCGCAGGGTGACGCGGTCATGGTGATCTGGAAGCAGACACAAGACGGCGCGTGGCAACGGCTCGACCGCGATGGACGACGCGTCGAAAACGTCTCGAGCTATGGCGGGCGCTACCTCGTCGGCGTGTCGTCGCCGACAAGGCAAGCGCAGGCCTATCGCGTGGCGCTGAGCGGCACGCGCCTCTGA
- a CDS encoding response regulator → MRILLVDDEVTLLRAFGRALGRSSLVALAHCAAAAKEALAAATFDVVVTDYNMPDVDGIALLTFVAEFYPATRRILISGRRPPTSPVVEAFLEKPLGADALLKAIAALPPRGV, encoded by the coding sequence TTGCGCATCTTGCTCGTCGACGATGAAGTCACTCTTCTGCGGGCCTTTGGCCGGGCGCTCGGGAGGAGCAGTCTAGTCGCCTTGGCGCACTGCGCCGCCGCAGCAAAGGAGGCTCTAGCCGCGGCCACCTTCGATGTGGTCGTGACCGACTACAACATGCCAGACGTAGACGGGATTGCGTTGCTCACTTTCGTCGCCGAGTTCTATCCGGCGACGCGTCGAATCCTGATCTCCGGGCGCCGGCCACCGACTTCTCCAGTGGTGGAGGCGTTTCTCGAAAAGCCGCTGGGCGCGGACGCTCTTCTGAAGGCCATCGCCGCGCTGCCACCGCGCGGCGTATAG
- a CDS encoding OmpA family protein, which translates to MMTHLPKALLVLSVALATAPAFAQNAGFGVSRFEPAERGSDWFATDSLDLSGHGRLTVGAVGEYQYRPLVIYNADDSVRASVVEHLLRIHPGASFVLWERLRLGANLPVALYADGDGGSLQGVRYSPPGSAQSLGDLRLGADVRVLGEKGDLATVAVGTQLWLPTGNRDAYAGDGRVRIAPRAMLAGEAGVFVYAAQVGAQFRRNATYASAPVGNELTFALSAGVRSDDKKLVIGPELFGSTVFDDAFARKTTPLEALLGAHYLFGEVKVGGGVGTGLSRGYGTPVVHVLAGLEWVPALAKVEAPSDRDKDGVLDADDACIDVPGVASTDRAKNGCPLPLDRDKDGILDADDACIDVPGVASADRTKHGCPVPADRDKDGVLDADDACPDVPGNRTNDAKTNGCPDPDRDKDGIANAEDACPDEAGKADPDPKRNGCPKAFVQAGQIRILDQVKFKTSSAEISPGKDSQEVLDAVLGVLQKFPEIKKVRVEGHTDSRGNAGFNKQLSANRAASVVKWLIGKGVAADRLTSAGFGPERPLDTNETDAGRQNNRRVEFHIAEENKP; encoded by the coding sequence ATGATGACCCATCTCCCCAAAGCACTTCTAGTTCTGTCGGTAGCCCTCGCGACGGCGCCGGCGTTTGCCCAAAACGCAGGCTTCGGCGTGAGTCGTTTTGAACCCGCGGAGCGCGGGAGCGATTGGTTCGCGACCGACTCGCTCGACCTCTCGGGTCATGGGCGCCTGACGGTGGGGGCCGTGGGCGAATACCAATACCGGCCGTTGGTCATCTACAACGCCGACGACTCGGTGCGGGCGAGCGTGGTGGAGCACCTTCTGCGCATCCACCCCGGTGCGTCGTTCGTTCTTTGGGAGCGCTTGCGCCTCGGGGCCAATCTTCCCGTGGCGCTCTATGCCGACGGCGACGGCGGCAGCCTCCAAGGCGTTCGCTACTCGCCCCCCGGCAGCGCCCAGAGCCTCGGGGATCTGCGCCTCGGCGCCGACGTGCGCGTGCTCGGAGAAAAGGGCGACCTGGCGACGGTGGCCGTCGGGACGCAGCTTTGGCTGCCGACGGGAAACCGCGACGCGTACGCCGGTGACGGACGCGTGCGCATCGCCCCGAGGGCGATGCTCGCCGGCGAGGCAGGCGTCTTCGTCTATGCCGCCCAGGTCGGCGCGCAGTTCCGCCGCAACGCGACTTATGCGTCGGCGCCCGTTGGCAACGAGCTGACCTTCGCGCTTTCCGCCGGTGTGCGTTCCGACGACAAGAAGCTCGTCATCGGGCCCGAGCTCTTTGGCTCGACGGTCTTCGACGACGCCTTTGCACGGAAGACGACGCCTCTCGAAGCGCTGCTCGGCGCCCACTACCTCTTCGGTGAAGTGAAAGTCGGTGGTGGCGTGGGCACCGGACTCTCACGCGGTTACGGCACGCCCGTGGTGCACGTGCTCGCGGGCCTCGAATGGGTGCCCGCCCTGGCGAAGGTGGAAGCACCTTCCGACCGCGACAAGGACGGCGTCTTGGACGCCGACGACGCGTGCATCGACGTGCCCGGCGTCGCCTCCACCGATCGCGCAAAGAACGGTTGCCCACTCCCCCTCGACCGCGACAAAGACGGCATCCTGGACGCCGACGACGCGTGCATCGACGTGCCCGGCGTCGCCTCCGCCGATCGCACAAAGCACGGTTGCCCGGTCCCCGCCGACCGCGACAAGGATGGCGTCCTGGACGCCGACGACGCGTGTCCCGACGTGCCCGGCAACAGGACCAACGATGCGAAAACGAATGGCTGCCCCGACCCCGACCGCGACAAGGACGGCATCGCCAACGCCGAGGACGCTTGCCCCGATGAGGCCGGCAAGGCTGACCCCGATCCCAAGCGCAACGGCTGTCCGAAGGCCTTCGTGCAGGCGGGACAGATCCGGATCTTGGATCAGGTGAAGTTCAAGACGTCGAGCGCTGAGATCTCGCCCGGCAAGGACAGCCAAGAGGTCCTGGACGCGGTCCTTGGTGTCCTTCAGAAATTCCCGGAGATCAAAAAGGTCCGCGTCGAAGGGCACACCGACAGCCGCGGCAACGCCGGATTCAACAAGCAGCTCAGCGCGAATCGTGCCGCATCCGTCGTCAAGTGGCTCATCGGCAAGGGCGTTGCCGCCGACCGCCTGACGAGCGCGGGCTTCGGCCCCGAAAGGCCCCTTGATACCAACGAGACGGACGCCGGTCGCCAAAACAACCGCCGCGTCGAGTTCCACATCGCCGAGGAGAACAAGCCGTGA
- the mscL gene encoding large conductance mechanosensitive channel protein MscL, giving the protein MAFVEDFKKFAFKGNVVDLAVGVIIGGAFGKIVSGLVDNVIMPLVSLALPGGNWRDAGMLLKAAPDPKNNVMLKYGALMGSIVDFLVVALVLFIIVSKVVNAKKAPEPPAEKKPEEKMVELLAEIRDGMKKS; this is encoded by the coding sequence ATGGCATTCGTAGAAGACTTCAAGAAGTTCGCGTTCAAGGGCAACGTCGTCGACCTCGCCGTCGGCGTCATCATTGGCGGAGCCTTTGGGAAGATCGTGTCGGGCCTCGTCGACAACGTCATCATGCCGCTCGTGTCGCTGGCACTGCCGGGTGGCAACTGGCGCGACGCGGGCATGTTGCTCAAGGCCGCTCCCGACCCGAAGAACAACGTGATGCTCAAGTACGGGGCCCTCATGGGGAGCATCGTCGACTTCCTCGTGGTCGCCCTCGTGCTCTTCATCATCGTCTCGAAGGTCGTCAACGCGAAGAAGGCGCCGGAACCGCCGGCGGAAAAGAAGCCGGAAGAGAAGATGGTCGAGCTCCTCGCGGAGATTCGCGACGGCATGAAGAAGAGCTGA
- a CDS encoding DUF481 domain-containing protein, protein MIGKPSPDGTTATLSAGGMQTTGNSRTLALTGSGSIDTRFDNNGVGGSILANYGQGAAPGNAIVATAQNIQGRVRYDRYIIDQASLFLITTGRHDRFQGLDFRLNLDPGFKYLFISDKAQALWGEAGYDFQYDVRRDASRVVLDANKAPVLDPAGNPKLLDKTATDHSARLFAGYRQAFNKEVTLSLGAEYLQSVVETRRWRMNFDALLAAKIAGGLAFGVGFNGRYDHDPLPGKETFDSTISGNLIYAFSDVPEKKEKTCPCPPEPPPGANPPPPAGDAPMNSTAPSGQVPTQPAPTPGGPAVTPAPTPAPAPTPAPTPAPSPNPAGL, encoded by the coding sequence GTGATCGGAAAGCCCAGCCCGGACGGAACCACGGCGACGCTCTCGGCCGGTGGGATGCAGACCACGGGAAACTCGCGCACGCTCGCCCTGACGGGATCGGGCTCGATCGACACGCGTTTCGACAACAACGGCGTCGGTGGCTCGATCTTGGCCAACTACGGACAAGGCGCCGCCCCCGGAAACGCCATCGTCGCGACCGCGCAGAACATCCAGGGCCGCGTCCGATACGACCGCTACATCATCGACCAGGCCAGCCTCTTTCTCATCACCACCGGTCGCCACGATCGCTTCCAAGGCCTCGACTTCCGCCTCAACCTCGACCCCGGCTTCAAGTACCTGTTCATCTCCGACAAGGCCCAAGCGCTATGGGGTGAAGCAGGCTACGACTTCCAATACGACGTGCGGCGGGACGCATCGCGAGTGGTCCTCGACGCGAACAAGGCACCGGTGCTCGATCCGGCGGGGAACCCAAAGCTCCTCGACAAGACGGCGACGGATCACTCGGCTCGTCTCTTCGCCGGATACCGGCAAGCCTTCAACAAAGAGGTCACGCTGTCTTTGGGCGCCGAGTACCTGCAGAGCGTGGTGGAGACGCGACGCTGGCGCATGAACTTCGACGCGCTCTTGGCGGCGAAGATCGCCGGCGGGTTGGCCTTCGGCGTCGGCTTCAACGGCCGCTACGACCACGATCCTTTGCCGGGCAAAGAGACCTTCGACTCAACGATCAGCGGCAACCTGATCTACGCGTTCAGCGACGTGCCCGAGAAGAAGGAGAAGACCTGTCCGTGCCCGCCCGAGCCGCCGCCTGGGGCAAATCCGCCGCCGCCGGCCGGCGACGCACCGATGAACTCGACCGCGCCTTCGGGCCAAGTTCCTACGCAACCTGCGCCGACACCCGGTGGCCCCGCTGTGACGCCGGCACCAACGCCGGCTCCCGCACCGACGCCCGCCCCCACACCGGCGCCGTCCCCCAACCCCGCGGGCCTCTGA
- a CDS encoding sigma 54-interacting transcriptional regulator, giving the protein MRSPRWELCVEQEAGERADRRVTLDGELFRIGSHESNDLVITDPLVSGFHCSIQRGRSAWKIIDHESLNGTRIAGVRLRDADLPTPECLLELGDTRVRLRELAAEVDLELLDQPNYGELYGTSVPMRQLFATMEKLAASDRTVLIEGESGTGKELVAAEITRRGARANKPFIVVDCGAISPTLIESELFGHTRGAFTGADRERIGAFEAALDGTVFLDEIGELPLDMQPKLLRVLEAREFRRVGETKPRRVEARIIAATNRRLEREVNQGRFREDLYFRISVVTLRLPPLRDRVEDIELLLRVFLAAEDAADSAQIFTPALIEGMKRHSWPGNVRELRNFVDRALILRDPAPPGVDAVEASPVAGTGKSELELPFRHAKERVIADFERRYLTALLAAAQGNVSRAARKAGMDRMNLHRLVQRYGLRSSGSVE; this is encoded by the coding sequence ATGCGCTCGCCGCGCTGGGAGCTGTGCGTCGAGCAAGAAGCCGGAGAGCGCGCGGACCGCCGCGTGACGCTCGATGGGGAACTTTTCCGTATCGGGAGCCACGAGAGCAATGACCTCGTCATCACCGATCCTCTCGTCTCTGGCTTCCACTGCTCGATTCAGCGCGGCCGTTCGGCTTGGAAAATTATCGACCACGAATCGCTGAACGGGACCCGCATCGCCGGCGTTCGGCTGCGTGACGCGGACCTTCCGACGCCAGAATGCCTTCTCGAGCTGGGCGATACGCGAGTTCGCCTGCGGGAGCTGGCCGCGGAGGTCGACTTGGAGCTCCTCGACCAACCGAACTACGGAGAGCTCTACGGCACCTCGGTGCCCATGCGGCAGCTCTTCGCGACAATGGAAAAGCTAGCCGCAAGCGATCGCACAGTCCTCATCGAAGGCGAGAGCGGCACCGGCAAAGAGCTTGTGGCGGCGGAAATCACCCGCCGCGGCGCGCGGGCCAACAAGCCGTTCATCGTCGTCGATTGCGGCGCCATTTCCCCGACCCTCATCGAGTCCGAGTTGTTCGGTCACACGCGAGGCGCCTTCACGGGGGCCGACAGAGAACGGATCGGGGCCTTTGAAGCGGCGCTCGATGGCACGGTCTTTCTCGACGAAATCGGCGAGCTGCCGCTCGACATGCAGCCGAAGCTCCTGCGCGTCCTTGAAGCCCGCGAGTTTCGCCGCGTTGGTGAGACCAAGCCGCGCCGCGTCGAAGCTCGCATCATTGCCGCGACCAACCGGCGGCTTGAGCGCGAGGTCAATCAGGGCCGCTTCCGCGAAGATCTCTACTTCCGCATCTCCGTGGTGACGCTGCGCCTGCCGCCGCTCCGTGATCGTGTCGAAGACATCGAGCTCTTGCTCAGGGTCTTCCTCGCGGCCGAGGACGCGGCCGATTCAGCGCAGATCTTCACGCCGGCGCTCATCGAAGGCATGAAGCGCCACTCGTGGCCCGGCAACGTTCGCGAGCTGCGTAACTTTGTCGACCGTGCGCTGATCCTTCGCGATCCGGCGCCTCCCGGCGTGGATGCCGTTGAGGCCTCGCCAGTGGCCGGTACGGGCAAGAGCGAGTTGGAGCTTCCGTTCCGCCACGCGAAGGAACGCGTCATCGCCGACTTCGAGCGCCGCTACTTGACGGCGCTTTTGGCCGCAGCGCAGGGCAACGTAAGCCGCGCGGCCCGCAAAGCGGGCATGGACCGAATGAACCTGCACCGCCTCGTGCAACGCTACGGGCTCCGCTCGTCGGGATCCGTGGAATAG
- a CDS encoding HAMP domain-containing protein, translating to MNAPPRRFSLRAKWLALVLVVALVPLLLVAVVVTAILRRGLLSVEKALEVAVVDETATSVQATMDSAREGTLRVAALLVDRRVAEEARLALASDTFASVESLMRVSVFDREGRFVDALERNAGGRPGVDRADLPVAELPVSPRGGWTTLRRGGSVRAAFTTRLDAHGETTGYVRGDLDVDVLGRRINELSVARFAAPGRVVVVDESLGSLFGESPTFVAEALSALNVLPATFGEPVGLTTEFVSRGEPMVGTVRTIPDRRWLVAVARPASEAFASLHRARRAFVLATALVAAVAFLAASLLALRTVRPIGELVALTRAYARRDFAAANPVRSGDELEVLGASMQEMAGALLGSELEIAERARTEAALSRYMPAEVVARIVSGRDTLELGGARRYVTALFADVAQFSSFVATAEPEAVAKLLNEIFSLLSEVVFRHQGMLDKFVGDCLMAVFQGADGPERAVLAARDMHRFVETHRPAWKTKYGFEVGLAIGIATGPAVVGNLGSEARMEYTAIGDAVNVASRLESMAQSGQTLVTAAVAAALGDEIATIALGRHAVRGQPEPLEIHEVTL from the coding sequence GTGAACGCGCCACCGCGGCGTTTCTCGCTCCGCGCCAAGTGGCTTGCGCTTGTTCTGGTGGTGGCCCTTGTGCCGCTCTTGCTTGTGGCTGTCGTCGTCACGGCAATCTTGAGGCGCGGCCTCTTGAGCGTCGAGAAGGCGCTTGAAGTCGCCGTTGTCGACGAAACCGCAACGTCCGTCCAAGCGACCATGGACAGCGCTCGCGAGGGCACGTTGCGCGTGGCGGCGCTCCTCGTCGATAGGCGCGTTGCTGAGGAAGCTCGCCTCGCACTCGCCAGCGACACGTTTGCCTCTGTCGAATCGCTCATGCGCGTTTCGGTCTTCGATCGAGAAGGGCGTTTCGTCGACGCCCTCGAGCGGAACGCTGGCGGGCGTCCCGGCGTTGACCGCGCCGACTTGCCAGTGGCAGAGCTCCCCGTGTCACCGCGGGGCGGCTGGACGACGCTCCGCCGCGGCGGCTCTGTCCGGGCTGCGTTCACAACTCGCCTTGATGCCCACGGCGAGACGACCGGGTACGTTCGCGGTGACCTCGATGTCGACGTACTCGGACGGCGGATCAATGAGCTTTCGGTTGCGCGCTTCGCCGCACCAGGCCGAGTCGTGGTCGTCGACGAGTCGCTCGGCTCCCTCTTCGGGGAGAGCCCCACGTTCGTCGCCGAAGCCCTCTCGGCGTTAAATGTTCTGCCGGCGACCTTCGGTGAACCGGTTGGCCTCACGACGGAGTTCGTGTCGCGGGGCGAGCCGATGGTGGGGACCGTCCGCACCATTCCCGATCGCCGCTGGCTCGTCGCCGTCGCCAGGCCAGCGAGCGAAGCCTTTGCGTCTTTGCACCGGGCGCGCCGCGCGTTCGTCCTAGCCACGGCGCTCGTGGCAGCGGTGGCCTTTCTGGCAGCATCGCTGCTTGCACTCCGAACGGTCCGCCCCATCGGCGAGCTCGTCGCACTGACGCGCGCGTATGCGCGCCGAGATTTCGCCGCAGCCAACCCCGTACGTAGCGGCGACGAGCTCGAGGTGCTGGGGGCCTCGATGCAAGAGATGGCGGGCGCTCTCTTGGGCAGTGAGCTGGAGATCGCGGAGCGGGCGCGCACCGAGGCGGCGCTCTCGCGCTACATGCCAGCCGAGGTGGTTGCGCGAATCGTTAGCGGTCGCGATACGCTCGAACTCGGCGGCGCCCGAAGGTACGTCACGGCGCTCTTCGCCGACGTCGCCCAATTCTCGTCATTTGTGGCCACCGCCGAACCAGAAGCCGTTGCCAAGCTCCTGAACGAGATCTTCTCGCTGCTCTCGGAAGTCGTCTTTCGTCACCAGGGCATGCTCGACAAGTTCGTCGGCGACTGCCTCATGGCGGTGTTCCAGGGCGCCGACGGTCCCGAGCGCGCCGTCCTCGCGGCCCGCGACATGCACCGATTCGTGGAGACGCACCGGCCCGCGTGGAAGACCAAGTACGGCTTCGAGGTTGGGCTCGCCATCGGCATCGCAACGGGCCCGGCGGTCGTCGGGAATCTCGGGAGTGAAGCACGGATGGAATACACGGCGATCGGCGACGCGGTGAATGTTGCTTCGAGACTCGAGTCGATGGCGCAATCGGGGCAGACGCTCGTGACCGCTGCCGTCGCCGCAGCGCTCGGTGATGAGATCGCCACCATTGCGCTTGGGCGCCATGCGGTGCGAGGGCAACCGGAGCCTCTGGAGATCCACGAGGTGACGCTATGA
- a CDS encoding serine/threonine protein kinase yields MTKVCPVCGASAVATEVRSLNFGAPPVVPCESCGRAPADVRIGSVVAGKYRIERALGRGGMGVVYQATHLDLGEPVAMKFLHEHWAVIGEIRARFRREAVALARLRHPAVVSLLDFGESDGALYMVMELVRGRRLSERLLELAPLTPHRAGPWFEQILAVLEAAHGLGLVHRDMKPDNVMLTDTADGERVKVLDFGLVGITAGLDEEKLTETGRVQGTAWYMSPEQCRGVDVGAKTDVYAVGVMLFEALAGRLPFEGEDRASVMAQHMFVAPRRSLGPRRR; encoded by the coding sequence ATGACCAAGGTGTGTCCCGTTTGTGGTGCGAGCGCCGTGGCAACGGAGGTGCGCTCGTTGAACTTCGGCGCCCCACCGGTCGTGCCCTGCGAGAGCTGCGGCCGCGCGCCCGCCGACGTCCGTATCGGCAGCGTGGTTGCGGGCAAGTACCGCATCGAACGAGCCCTCGGTCGCGGTGGCATGGGCGTTGTCTACCAAGCGACCCATCTCGACCTTGGCGAGCCCGTCGCCATGAAGTTCTTGCACGAGCACTGGGCCGTTATCGGTGAGATCCGCGCTCGCTTCCGCCGGGAAGCTGTCGCCCTTGCGAGGTTGCGCCACCCTGCCGTTGTCTCACTGCTCGACTTCGGGGAATCCGACGGCGCTCTCTACATGGTCATGGAGCTTGTTCGAGGCCGCCGGCTTTCGGAGCGGCTCTTAGAACTCGCACCGCTCACGCCGCACCGCGCTGGCCCGTGGTTCGAGCAGATTCTTGCGGTCCTCGAGGCCGCCCACGGGCTTGGCCTCGTCCACCGAGACATGAAGCCCGACAACGTGATGCTGACCGATACGGCCGACGGCGAGCGAGTCAAGGTCCTCGACTTCGGACTGGTTGGTATCACGGCGGGTCTCGATGAAGAGAAGCTCACGGAGACGGGCCGGGTGCAGGGGACGGCCTGGTACATGTCGCCGGAGCAGTGTCGGGGGGTCGACGTGGGCGCGAAGACCGACGTATATGCCGTTGGTGTCATGTTGTTCGAGGCGCTCGCGGGGCGCCTGCCTTTCGAGGGGGAAGACCGGGCGAGCGTGATGGCGCAACACATGTTCGTTGCGCCCCGCCGCTCGCTGGGGCCGCGTCGGCGCTAA